A window from Vigna angularis cultivar LongXiaoDou No.4 chromosome 7, ASM1680809v1, whole genome shotgun sequence encodes these proteins:
- the LOC108336454 gene encoding uncharacterized protein LOC108336454 isoform X1, whose protein sequence is MVTGRIVTPGINYSTEFRAYEDDAWYTVCVLFHGDTLTVKFLGFPLENDVVFPFSYFQNSKDLEAFKRRFRPLSKQLQDEECGLLTPGTRVCACHFFNNEDIRFYDAVVDGVQESEHSWKTGEEECLCTFILFWLHGPNARKLTATSIENICVVQPRWELDPVVASFLDNCSSFLMPKEASGFGMVLYCNNRSNSARQITYFGRTIKETQCARRSVVNACLPEVSCLKRRMEDRDLGGPKNVCMILITNMDKELCPSTVTEFLRRHTSLSVLVFIFPNLSMEVYNRGAIMVHSEKELQELCGFLNNPNCIIISSTGRPLVILEKLVGLENIKASIGALVHISENILQEKQRRWMNNLKVVHSGSKEFKIASIMRDLFWAFSEHQERLKKRLALEERRIFAANEQLA, encoded by the exons atggtgacGGGAAGGATTGTGACTCCCGGAATCAATTACTCTACGGAGTTTAGAGCTTACGAAGATGATGCATGGTATACGGTTTGCGTTTTGTTCCATGGAGATACTCTCACGGTGAAGTTCTTGGGTTTTCCTCTTGAAAACGACGTCGTGTTTccgttttcatattttcaaaactcGAAGGACCTCGAAGCCTTTAAGCGTCGTTTCAGACCCCTCTCCAAACAGCTTCAAGATGAAGAGTGTGGTTTACTCACTCCTGGAACTAGGGTTTGTGCTTGTCATTTCTTCAATAATGAAGACATTCGCTTTTACGACGCCGTTGTCGATGGG GTGCAAGAAAGTGAGCATTCTTGGAAAACAGGAGAGGAAGAATGCTTGTGtacttttatacttttttgGTTGCATGGACCAAATGCAAGAAAATTGACTGCTACATCAATTGAGAACATTTGTGTCGTTCAACCTAGATGGGAGCTAGATCCTGTAGTGGCTTCATTTCTGGATAattgttcttcttttttaatGCCAAAGGAAGCTTCTGGCTTTGGAATGGTTCTGTATTGCAACAACAGATCTAACTCCGCTCGTCAAATTACTTATTTTGGACGAACGATAAAG GAAACACAATGTGCTAGGCGGTCTGTTGTCAATGCATGTTTACCTGAAG tcaGTTGTCTCAAACGAAGAATGGAAGACAGGGATCTTGGGGGACCGAAAAATGTGTGTATGATATTGATTACAAATATGGATAAGGAGTTATGCCCATCTACAGTTACAGAGTTCTTACGGAGACATACTTCTCTATCAGTCCTAGTCtttatttttccaaatttgTCAATGGAGGTATATAATAGGGGAGCCATTATGGTGCATTCTGAAAAAGAGTTGCAAGAGCTGTGTGGCTTTTTGAATAATCCCAACTGCATCATAATATCTTCAACTGGCAG GCCTTTGGTGATACTTGAAAAACTAGTGggattagaaaatattaaagcaTCAATAGGAGCCTTGGTGCATATATCAGAG AATATATTGCAGGAAAAACAGAGAAGATGGATGAACAATTTGAAGGTTGTACATTCAGGAAGTAAAGAATTCAAGATAGCTAGTATTATGAGGGATTTATTTTGGGCATTTTCTGAGCACCAAGAACGCTTAAAGAAGAGGCTTGCACTTGAGGAGCGAAGGATATTTGCAGCTAATGAACAATTAGCTTAA
- the LOC108336454 gene encoding uncharacterized protein LOC108336454 isoform X2 — protein MKSVVYSLLELGFVLVISSIMKTFAFTTPLSMGIRSFQTRNMQFGLLLANVFCCECHSGNQAYAEHITASRVQESEHSWKTGEEECLCTFILFWLHGPNARKLTATSIENICVVQPRWELDPVVASFLDNCSSFLMPKEASGFGMVLYCNNRSNSARQITYFGRTIKETQCARRSVVNACLPEVSCLKRRMEDRDLGGPKNVCMILITNMDKELCPSTVTEFLRRHTSLSVLVFIFPNLSMEVYNRGAIMVHSEKELQELCGFLNNPNCIIISSTGRPLVILEKLVGLENIKASIGALVHISENILQEKQRRWMNNLKVVHSGSKEFKIASIMRDLFWAFSEHQERLKKRLALEERRIFAANEQLA, from the exons ATGAAGAGTGTGGTTTACTCACTCCTGGAACTAGGGTTTGTGCTTGTCATTTCTTCAATAATGAAGACATTCGCTTTTACGACGCCGTTGTCGATGGG CATTAGATCATTTCAAACAAGGAATATGCAGTTCGGCCTACTGCTTGCAAATGTTTTCTGCTGTGAATGTCATAGTGGCAACCAAGCTTATGCTGAGCATATCACTGCTTCTCGG GTGCAAGAAAGTGAGCATTCTTGGAAAACAGGAGAGGAAGAATGCTTGTGtacttttatacttttttgGTTGCATGGACCAAATGCAAGAAAATTGACTGCTACATCAATTGAGAACATTTGTGTCGTTCAACCTAGATGGGAGCTAGATCCTGTAGTGGCTTCATTTCTGGATAattgttcttcttttttaatGCCAAAGGAAGCTTCTGGCTTTGGAATGGTTCTGTATTGCAACAACAGATCTAACTCCGCTCGTCAAATTACTTATTTTGGACGAACGATAAAG GAAACACAATGTGCTAGGCGGTCTGTTGTCAATGCATGTTTACCTGAAG tcaGTTGTCTCAAACGAAGAATGGAAGACAGGGATCTTGGGGGACCGAAAAATGTGTGTATGATATTGATTACAAATATGGATAAGGAGTTATGCCCATCTACAGTTACAGAGTTCTTACGGAGACATACTTCTCTATCAGTCCTAGTCtttatttttccaaatttgTCAATGGAGGTATATAATAGGGGAGCCATTATGGTGCATTCTGAAAAAGAGTTGCAAGAGCTGTGTGGCTTTTTGAATAATCCCAACTGCATCATAATATCTTCAACTGGCAG GCCTTTGGTGATACTTGAAAAACTAGTGggattagaaaatattaaagcaTCAATAGGAGCCTTGGTGCATATATCAGAG AATATATTGCAGGAAAAACAGAGAAGATGGATGAACAATTTGAAGGTTGTACATTCAGGAAGTAAAGAATTCAAGATAGCTAGTATTATGAGGGATTTATTTTGGGCATTTTCTGAGCACCAAGAACGCTTAAAGAAGAGGCTTGCACTTGAGGAGCGAAGGATATTTGCAGCTAATGAACAATTAGCTTAA
- the LOC108336454 gene encoding uncharacterized protein LOC108336454 isoform X3 has translation MKMDPEKVQESEHSWKTGEEECLCTFILFWLHGPNARKLTATSIENICVVQPRWELDPVVASFLDNCSSFLMPKEASGFGMVLYCNNRSNSARQITYFGRTIKETQCARRSVVNACLPEVSCLKRRMEDRDLGGPKNVCMILITNMDKELCPSTVTEFLRRHTSLSVLVFIFPNLSMEVYNRGAIMVHSEKELQELCGFLNNPNCIIISSTGRPLVILEKLVGLENIKASIGALVHISENILQEKQRRWMNNLKVVHSGSKEFKIASIMRDLFWAFSEHQERLKKRLALEERRIFAANEQLA, from the exons ATGAAAATGGACCCAGAAAAG GTGCAAGAAAGTGAGCATTCTTGGAAAACAGGAGAGGAAGAATGCTTGTGtacttttatacttttttgGTTGCATGGACCAAATGCAAGAAAATTGACTGCTACATCAATTGAGAACATTTGTGTCGTTCAACCTAGATGGGAGCTAGATCCTGTAGTGGCTTCATTTCTGGATAattgttcttcttttttaatGCCAAAGGAAGCTTCTGGCTTTGGAATGGTTCTGTATTGCAACAACAGATCTAACTCCGCTCGTCAAATTACTTATTTTGGACGAACGATAAAG GAAACACAATGTGCTAGGCGGTCTGTTGTCAATGCATGTTTACCTGAAG tcaGTTGTCTCAAACGAAGAATGGAAGACAGGGATCTTGGGGGACCGAAAAATGTGTGTATGATATTGATTACAAATATGGATAAGGAGTTATGCCCATCTACAGTTACAGAGTTCTTACGGAGACATACTTCTCTATCAGTCCTAGTCtttatttttccaaatttgTCAATGGAGGTATATAATAGGGGAGCCATTATGGTGCATTCTGAAAAAGAGTTGCAAGAGCTGTGTGGCTTTTTGAATAATCCCAACTGCATCATAATATCTTCAACTGGCAG GCCTTTGGTGATACTTGAAAAACTAGTGggattagaaaatattaaagcaTCAATAGGAGCCTTGGTGCATATATCAGAG AATATATTGCAGGAAAAACAGAGAAGATGGATGAACAATTTGAAGGTTGTACATTCAGGAAGTAAAGAATTCAAGATAGCTAGTATTATGAGGGATTTATTTTGGGCATTTTCTGAGCACCAAGAACGCTTAAAGAAGAGGCTTGCACTTGAGGAGCGAAGGATATTTGCAGCTAATGAACAATTAGCTTAA